In one window of Candidatus Scalindua sp. DNA:
- a CDS encoding porin yields MKRKIMLYLPLFAVLVLSLGSVTFAQETSRERMKAELKEELKAELLEEIRQEMLKEVAVETRADAQRAAREASIGFREELRSEIIEQSKSAQTSSIRSEIAKWAEESPFLSAFKDVTLSGFVDVNYMYNFDLHGDTAQRQNSLTTGADGGVNFIGENENDSFTFQSFALFFDKQVTDEHPIGWQVHTYWGEFAKRITFYGEKSGLHGTNDVDRDDIFTVSAANISWEAPIGKGITFTMGKMYTWIGLELVENIGNPNYQHGILYNNAIPFTHTGISMDLSNYMPEGMTMKLYGVNGWDSNIDNNESKSFGWYLSYEPNENWFVSLGGIHGNEGWEQRSGRAPTDQREDTNGGLTQMVDFIVSWQTPVDKLKLMLNVDYGMVEDGKANTIDTTEVVSTGDGHTHEEVTTSTVVGKSNAHWWGAAAYAIYDFTDQYQLATRWEYFDDADGLRFFGQTMWDFTATLNIKLHENLLLRPEYRYIHFNKDSVGTARGHADTDGLDKDAHIAGLGVEYVF; encoded by the coding sequence ATGAAGAGGAAAATTATGTTGTACCTGCCGTTATTTGCTGTGCTGGTTTTATCGCTCGGAAGCGTAACGTTTGCACAAGAGACAAGCAGAGAAAGAATGAAGGCGGAGTTGAAAGAAGAGTTAAAGGCTGAATTACTGGAAGAGATCAGGCAGGAGATGCTGAAGGAGGTAGCGGTCGAGACAAGGGCTGATGCTCAGAGGGCTGCCCGGGAGGCATCTATTGGTTTCAGAGAAGAGCTGAGGAGTGAGATCATTGAGCAGTCAAAGAGTGCACAGACTTCTTCTATTCGATCAGAAATAGCGAAGTGGGCTGAGGAGTCTCCGTTTCTGAGTGCCTTCAAGGATGTCACCTTGAGCGGATTTGTTGATGTCAACTACATGTATAACTTTGACCTTCATGGTGATACGGCGCAAAGGCAGAATTCTCTTACCACCGGTGCTGACGGCGGTGTCAACTTTATCGGCGAGAATGAGAATGACTCCTTTACGTTCCAAAGCTTTGCACTCTTTTTTGACAAACAGGTTACGGACGAACACCCAATCGGATGGCAGGTACATACCTACTGGGGTGAGTTTGCAAAGAGGATTACCTTTTATGGTGAAAAATCAGGCCTGCACGGTACAAATGATGTAGACAGGGACGATATCTTTACCGTATCTGCTGCCAATATCTCCTGGGAAGCGCCAATCGGAAAAGGTATCACCTTTACGATGGGTAAGATGTACACCTGGATAGGCCTGGAGCTGGTAGAGAACATCGGTAACCCCAATTACCAGCACGGTATCCTCTATAATAACGCGATACCGTTTACCCATACGGGTATCAGCATGGATCTGTCAAACTATATGCCGGAAGGTATGACCATGAAACTTTACGGCGTAAACGGGTGGGATTCGAATATTGATAACAACGAGTCAAAGTCATTCGGGTGGTATCTTTCCTATGAGCCGAATGAAAACTGGTTCGTCTCTTTAGGAGGGATCCATGGAAACGAGGGTTGGGAACAGCGATCCGGGAGAGCACCTACCGACCAGCGTGAAGATACGAATGGCGGACTTACACAGATGGTAGATTTTATCGTTTCATGGCAGACGCCCGTGGACAAGCTGAAATTGATGCTGAACGTCGATTATGGTATGGTGGAGGATGGTAAGGCTAATACTATAGATACTACAGAAGTTGTTTCCACCGGTGATGGACATACACATGAGGAGGTGACCACTTCTACCGTAGTGGGTAAAAGTAATGCCCATTGGTGGGGAGCCGCAGCGTATGCCATCTACGACTTTACTGACCAGTATCAGCTTGCAACAAGATGGGAGTATTTTGATGATGCTGACGGTTTGAGATTTTTCGGCCAGACAATGTGGGACTTTACCGCAACATTGAATATAAAGCTGCACGAAAATCTCCTGCTCAGGCCTGAATACCGGTATATCCATTTCAACAAAGATTCCGTTGGTACTGCAAGAGGTCATGCTGATACAGATGGGTTAGATAAGGATGCACATATTGCAGGATTAGGTGTTGAATACGTTTTTTAG
- a CDS encoding phospholipase D-like domain-containing protein — translation MLYICESIRFAPEIAARLSSLGKCLCIVICFAGTLSAKTEVFFSPDGFIRDNIIKVINASEKSIDIALLTFSAGEIAEALYEARERGVEVRIILDYKQKNKYQPVVEFLQDEGFPVQFLKGKIGGDMNNSFALFDSGIVVTGSYRWSEYSEKFNYENALFIDDPDVIKKFQEEFDSLYGKCLVKKEQRQEDAESLGAKADTINRAAREAGLSAINLPENIRSEEPAAGMKGILTDGSPLIPFQGEIPRKDGLTDGKREEVAVLDISFQEFDNLFGRRGSLGRSERKRVWNDRFEGKYVKWTGEIGYKGIAVYDWNKIGIRHKDNSIDVQLRVDWTKKQKMMNLVMGDVITYSGRLVSPGGFMAPYKLDDVDILDVQ, via the coding sequence ATGCTTTATATTTGCGAAAGTATCAGATTTGCACCTGAAATTGCAGCACGACTCAGCTCGCTGGGGAAGTGCCTCTGCATTGTCATATGTTTTGCAGGCACCCTCTCTGCGAAGACTGAGGTCTTTTTTTCTCCTGACGGATTTATCCGGGACAATATTATCAAGGTTATCAATGCCTCAGAAAAATCGATCGATATTGCACTCCTCACGTTCAGTGCGGGAGAAATAGCAGAGGCTCTTTATGAGGCAAGGGAGAGAGGGGTTGAGGTAAGGATTATTCTCGATTATAAACAAAAGAATAAATACCAGCCGGTAGTTGAATTTCTGCAGGATGAAGGTTTCCCTGTGCAATTCCTCAAAGGAAAAATCGGAGGTGACATGAATAACAGTTTTGCTCTCTTCGACTCCGGGATAGTTGTCACCGGGTCTTACCGCTGGTCTGAATACTCAGAAAAGTTTAATTATGAGAATGCTCTTTTTATTGATGATCCAGATGTCATAAAAAAATTTCAGGAAGAGTTTGACTCGTTATATGGAAAGTGCCTGGTAAAAAAAGAGCAGAGGCAAGAGGATGCGGAATCTTTGGGGGCAAAGGCTGATACCATAAACCGGGCAGCCAGGGAAGCAGGGCTATCAGCCATCAACCTGCCCGAAAATATCAGATCGGAAGAACCTGCTGCAGGCATGAAGGGAATTTTGACTGATGGTTCACCCCTCATCCCTTTTCAGGGTGAAATTCCTCGTAAAGATGGTTTAACGGATGGAAAGAGGGAAGAGGTTGCCGTCTTGGATATCTCATTTCAGGAATTTGATAATTTGTTTGGAAGAAGAGGTTCGCTTGGAAGATCGGAAAGAAAGAGGGTGTGGAATGACCGGTTCGAAGGGAAATATGTGAAATGGACAGGTGAAATTGGTTATAAAGGAATTGCCGTTTACGACTGGAATAAAATCGGGATCAGGCACAAGGATAATTCAATAGATGTTCAGTTGAGAGTTGATTGGACAAAAAAACAAAAAATGATGAATCTGGTAATGGGTGACGTTATAACGTATAGCGGCAGGCTGGTCTCTCCTGGAGGGTTTATGGCCCCGTACAAGCTTGATGATGTGGATATTCTGGATGTTCAATGA
- a CDS encoding P-II family nitrogen regulator yields the protein MKLVKVILRPEKTYELKDVLYGLGYHGITANQTMGFGEQKKTITQVYRGRVYEQRVDALKREELEFVVPDDKLKKVIEIIRNVAKTDKGGDGRIYVLPLEDSIHIHSGDKHLGDPSEKELESDEIH from the coding sequence ATGAAGCTTGTCAAGGTTATCTTAAGGCCGGAAAAGACTTATGAACTCAAAGATGTACTCTACGGTTTGGGTTATCATGGGATCACCGCAAACCAGACAATGGGTTTCGGAGAACAGAAAAAAACAATCACGCAGGTATATCGGGGAAGGGTTTATGAGCAAAGGGTTGATGCCCTGAAGAGGGAAGAGCTTGAATTCGTTGTACCGGACGATAAGCTGAAAAAGGTGATTGAGATAATCAGAAATGTCGCGAAAACCGATAAGGGGGGTGATGGGAGAATTTATGTATTACCTCTGGAAGATTCAATACACATCCATTCTGGTGATAAACATCTGGGTGACCCGAGTGAAAAAGAGTTGGAAAGTGACGAAATTCATTAA